The following proteins are encoded in a genomic region of Cyclonatronum proteinivorum:
- a CDS encoding DUF5615 family PIN-like protein, with protein MKLLIDQNLSHRLKEHLKDLFTGSMHVKDYGMEDEDDSTIWEFARQNGFTIVSKDSDFHQRSFVMGHPPKVIWIKKGNCSTETIISILRLHQQEIRAFGMDQEGSLLVLE; from the coding sequence TTGAAGTTATTAATCGATCAGAATCTATCCCACCGCCTCAAGGAGCATCTGAAAGACCTTTTTACCGGTTCTATGCATGTCAAAGATTACGGTATGGAAGATGAAGATGACTCTACTATTTGGGAATTCGCAAGACAAAATGGCTTTACGATTGTATCGAAAGATTCCGATTTTCATCAGCGCAGTTTTGTTATGGGTCATCCGCCTAAAGTTATCTGGATAAAAAAAGGAAACTGTTCTACAGAGACCATCATTTCGATTCTGCGGCTTCATCAACAAGAGATAAGGGCATTCGGAATGGATCAAGAAGGTTCACTTCTTGTTTTAGAATAG
- a CDS encoding GIY-YIG nuclease family protein, which produces MKVSYVYIETNYDKSVFYTGVTSDIHKRHYQHQVGTYNGSSSKYHTKYLVWYDVFSPITEAIKFEKRLKRWRRS; this is translated from the coding sequence ATGAAGGTCAGTTATGTCTATATTGAAACAAATTATGACAAGTCAGTCTTTTATACGGGGGTGACCAGCGACATCCATAAACGTCACTATCAACATCAGGTTGGAACTTATAATGGCTCCTCAAGCAAATATCATACAAAATATCTTGTATGGTATGATGTGTTTTCGCCAATTACTGAAGCCATTAAGTTCGAGAAAAGACTTAAGCGTTGGCGAAGGAGCTAG
- a CDS encoding M1 family aminopeptidase, with translation MVFLQILRVLQLALIMGVLSGFTSGAVAQSGSPEVIPSGSGLPNISVLPTEGGRSCSETKSGGGLAGGSLHLFSGEAVSRADPGFRVGYYGLNLDIDPALERLNGHADLLLHLPAGTTRITLELARQLHISDITDAETGASLSFSRSAGPVDFLVEIELEEETEAGTESQRLIHIAYEGTPGSTGFGSFVFTRRGGAPHFWTLSQPFGSRDWFPNLNTPAVKADSSDVIARIPDGLTLASNGKLQRQTPLGDGRTEWHWRSRYPIAHYLIALTAAPYVQFTDYFRHSPQDSLPVHNFVYPEADSPHLREQARLTLPMMALFTELFGPYPFLSEQYGHVMFGRRGGMEHQTMSSMNNFSRALVAHELAHQWFGNGVTCARWEDIWLNESFATYAEGLVVEAFDGPEAFREWRRGVRGQVTAEPLGRVFVPSERIDPASPDASVARIFRLRTSYQKGALVLHQLRFLLGNDTFFGLLRSWMQGPLRYDSATTEDFIAHTEAFTGKNLRDFFDTWIYGDSHPELEIRYGVRPAAQEEAGLYRMRLQVSATASGGGTADWALPLELRIPAADGSRDTTLTLPGFSQPVTLELSLPFPPGPPEADPDAHLLLGRTDVIAGSFADPNLELRRGLSLQPPYPNPFNGRVLIPFTLSEPTEIRAEIFDVNGRHIAVLYEGLQLTGEHLLRWETEGAASGVYFVVMRAGSVGEMRTVTLVK, from the coding sequence ATGGTTTTCCTCCAAATCCTGCGCGTGCTGCAGCTCGCTTTGATCATGGGTGTGCTGTCAGGCTTCACCTCCGGTGCTGTGGCGCAGTCGGGTTCACCGGAGGTGATCCCGAGTGGCAGCGGTCTTCCTAACATCTCCGTTTTACCGACAGAAGGCGGACGAAGCTGTTCGGAAACCAAATCGGGCGGCGGGCTTGCTGGTGGCAGCCTGCATCTGTTTTCGGGGGAAGCCGTCAGCCGTGCCGATCCCGGTTTCCGGGTCGGGTACTACGGACTAAACCTCGATATTGACCCGGCACTTGAGCGCCTGAACGGTCATGCAGACCTGCTGCTGCACCTGCCCGCGGGCACGACGCGCATCACCCTGGAACTTGCGCGGCAACTTCACATTTCGGATATCACCGATGCGGAAACCGGGGCTTCTCTTTCCTTTTCACGCAGCGCGGGTCCGGTGGATTTTCTGGTCGAAATTGAACTTGAGGAAGAGACGGAAGCCGGGACGGAATCGCAGCGGCTCATCCACATCGCCTACGAAGGCACGCCCGGCAGCACCGGCTTTGGCAGTTTTGTGTTCACGCGACGGGGCGGGGCACCGCACTTCTGGACCCTGAGTCAGCCCTTCGGCTCCCGCGACTGGTTTCCCAACCTGAACACCCCCGCGGTAAAGGCCGACTCCTCCGATGTGATCGCGCGCATCCCCGACGGGCTCACGCTGGCCTCCAACGGCAAACTGCAACGTCAGACACCGCTCGGCGACGGGCGCACCGAGTGGCACTGGCGCTCGCGCTACCCCATCGCGCACTACCTGATTGCGCTCACCGCCGCGCCTTATGTGCAGTTCACAGACTATTTCCGGCACAGCCCGCAGGACTCCCTGCCCGTGCACAACTTTGTGTATCCCGAGGCCGACAGTCCGCATCTGCGCGAACAGGCCCGCCTCACCCTGCCCATGATGGCGCTGTTCACCGAGCTGTTTGGACCCTATCCGTTTCTCAGCGAGCAGTACGGACACGTAATGTTCGGGCGGCGCGGCGGGATGGAGCATCAGACCATGAGTTCGATGAACAACTTCTCGCGGGCGCTCGTGGCGCATGAGCTTGCGCATCAGTGGTTCGGCAACGGAGTCACCTGCGCGCGCTGGGAGGACATCTGGCTCAACGAGAGCTTTGCGACCTACGCCGAAGGTCTGGTCGTTGAGGCTTTCGACGGACCCGAAGCTTTCCGCGAATGGCGGCGCGGAGTACGCGGGCAGGTTACAGCTGAGCCGCTTGGCCGCGTGTTTGTACCCTCGGAGCGCATTGATCCTGCCTCGCCAGATGCCTCGGTCGCACGCATTTTCCGCTTACGCACAAGCTACCAAAAGGGCGCACTCGTGCTGCATCAGCTGCGGTTTTTACTGGGGAATGATACCTTCTTCGGCCTGCTCCGAAGCTGGATGCAGGGTCCGTTACGCTACGACTCGGCTACGACCGAAGATTTCATCGCACACACCGAAGCCTTCACCGGAAAAAACCTCCGCGACTTTTTCGATACCTGGATTTACGGCGACTCCCATCCCGAGCTGGAAATCCGCTACGGTGTGCGGCCGGCCGCACAGGAGGAAGCAGGCCTGTACCGGATGAGACTTCAGGTTTCGGCTACCGCATCCGGGGGCGGCACCGCGGACTGGGCGCTTCCGCTCGAACTGCGCATCCCCGCCGCCGATGGCAGCCGCGACACAACCCTGACCCTGCCCGGCTTTAGTCAGCCGGTCACCCTGGAACTCTCACTGCCCTTCCCGCCCGGCCCGCCGGAAGCCGACCCCGACGCGCATTTGCTGCTGGGTCGCACCGATGTCATAGCTGGTTCCTTCGCCGATCCCAATCTCGAACTCCGCCGCGGCCTCAGCCTGCAGCCGCCCTACCCGAACCCCTTCAACGGGCGCGTGCTCATCCCCTTCACCCTGAGCGAACCAACCGAAATCCGGGCCGAGATTTTCGATGTGAATGGTCGCCATATTGCCGTGCTCTATGAGGGCTTACAGCTCACCGGCGAGCACCTGCTCCGATGGGAAACTGAAGGCGCAGCAAGCGGGGTCTATTTTGTGGTGATGCGGGCGGGGAGTGTGGGTGAAATGCGGACGGTGACGCTGGTGAAGTGA
- a CDS encoding fibrobacter succinogenes major paralogous domain-containing protein, which yields MKNLTQPLLISLLLATALLYCTSPTEPVLDNPYDEQSEAYIPTPDLNTAPVQPRATSAITGGIFETDFGRVIQKGVCWSTNENPTIEDDCTNDGEGIGTFESIISGLEVQTQYFVRAYATNADGTIYGGQRSFTTRDGVPEIETGSVTEIRAFTTRTGGIISDDGGATITERGVCYGTQQNSGLSDSCITSGNGSGAFEVTLEELTPDTQYFVRAYATNAVGTVFGNEQTFTTRDGVPSLTTTEPFDIGDTFARTGGTITDDGGADITEAGVCYVEGTGAPDLNDICIAAPIASDTFEVLLEDLVLEETYTVRSYATNELATAWGDIYNFTTSDWPIDRETEVVNVTNPTTGRTWMDRNLGASRAATSSTDAQAYGDLYQWGRAVDGHQKRNSPTTSTLSSTDQPGHGDFILAPNSPSDWRSPRNDNLWQGVNGVNNPCPSGYRLPTEAEWNAERNSWSSNNANGAFNSQLKLTRAGRRAVQNGNGIDDDIKFWYWSSTIYGERFASALFLDENVAGVGGRNFFRGNGFSVRCLED from the coding sequence ATGAAAAACCTCACCCAACCCCTCCTGATTAGCCTGTTGCTCGCCACCGCGCTTCTTTATTGCACAAGTCCGACAGAACCGGTTTTGGATAACCCGTATGATGAACAAAGCGAAGCCTATATTCCAACGCCGGATTTGAACACGGCTCCGGTGCAGCCGCGCGCAACTTCCGCCATTACCGGCGGTATTTTTGAAACCGACTTTGGCAGAGTAATTCAAAAAGGTGTATGCTGGAGCACAAACGAAAATCCGACGATTGAAGATGATTGCACGAATGACGGGGAGGGAATAGGTACATTTGAAAGTATTATCTCCGGTCTTGAAGTACAAACGCAGTATTTCGTGCGAGCTTATGCTACGAATGCCGATGGCACGATTTATGGCGGGCAACGGAGTTTTACAACGCGAGACGGCGTGCCGGAAATAGAAACAGGATCGGTAACAGAAATCCGGGCGTTCACAACCCGAACGGGAGGAATCATATCCGATGATGGTGGGGCAACCATCACAGAAAGAGGTGTTTGTTATGGAACGCAACAAAATTCGGGACTTTCTGATTCGTGTATAACCTCCGGTAATGGCAGTGGTGCGTTTGAAGTTACATTGGAAGAGCTAACTCCTGATACTCAGTATTTTGTTCGTGCGTATGCTACTAATGCTGTTGGTACTGTATTTGGAAATGAACAAACCTTTACTACACGAGACGGCGTACCAAGCCTAACCACAACCGAACCCTTTGATATTGGTGATACATTTGCCCGAACGGGAGGTACCATAACCGATGATGGCGGTGCGGATATAACTGAAGCAGGGGTATGTTATGTAGAGGGTACCGGAGCTCCGGATCTAAATGATATATGTATTGCCGCCCCCATTGCCTCAGACACATTTGAGGTCTTATTGGAGGATTTGGTACTGGAAGAAACCTACACCGTACGTTCGTATGCAACAAACGAATTAGCTACAGCTTGGGGGGATATTTATAATTTTACTACATCAGATTGGCCCATAGATAGAGAAACCGAGGTTGTAAATGTCACCAACCCAACCACCGGCCGCACCTGGATGGATCGTAACCTGGGCGCATCCCGCGCAGCAACATCCTCAACCGATGCGCAAGCGTATGGCGATCTGTACCAATGGGGACGCGCTGTTGATGGGCATCAAAAGCGGAATTCGCCAACCACCTCTACCTTAAGCAGCACCGACCAGCCGGGTCACGGGGATTTTATTTTGGCACCCAATAGTCCCTCCGACTGGCGCAGCCCTCGCAACGACAATTTGTGGCAAGGGGTAAATGGAGTTAATAATCCGTGCCCCTCCGGCTACCGTCTGCCTACCGAGGCCGAGTGGAACGCCGAGCGAAACAGCTGGAGCAGCAACAACGCCAATGGTGCATTCAACTCTCAGCTTAAACTTACTCGAGCAGGCCGCCGTGCAGTCCAAAATGGAAATGGAATTGATGATGATATTAAATTCTGGTACTGGTCAAGTACAATTTATGGCGAACGCTTTGCTTCAGCTCTGTTTCTTGATGAAAACGTTGCAGGAGTGGGTGGCAGGAACTTCTTTCGAGGAAATGGCTTCTCTGTGCGCTGCCTCGAGGATTAA
- a CDS encoding GIY-YIG nuclease family protein: MSSMKVSYVYIETNYDKSVFYTGVTSDIHKRHYQHQVGTYNGFSSKYHTKYLVWYDVFSPITEAIKFEKRLKRWRRSWKIELIEKTNPEWLDLSTNEPFGRRE, encoded by the coding sequence ATGAGCAGTATGAAGGTCAGTTATGTCTATATTGAAACAAATTATGACAAGTCAGTCTTTTATACGGGGGTGACCAGCGACATCCATAAACGTCACTATCAACATCAGGTTGGAACTTATAATGGCTTCTCAAGCAAATATCATACAAAATATCTTGTATGGTATGATGTGTTTTCGCCAATTACTGAAGCCATTAAGTTCGAGAAAAGACTTAAGCGTTGGCGAAGGAGCTGGAAAATTGAGCTTATTGAAAAGACGAATCCTGAATGGCTTGACCTTTCAACGAATGAACCTTTTGGCAGAAGAGAGTAG
- a CDS encoding DUF4143 domain-containing protein, with product MLLANKSRLNPLSAREDSGALWENFCVSERMKALHNQRQFPNSFFWRTYDRKEIDYLEEAGGRLPAFEFKWNPNAKARKPAAFFETYPNSSFEVITQESYRGFLMGDGLQTF from the coding sequence ATTTTACTTGCAAACAAATCCCGACTCAACCCCTTAAGCGCCCGCGAGGATAGCGGGGCCCTGTGGGAGAACTTCTGCGTGAGCGAGCGCATGAAGGCGCTGCACAACCAACGGCAGTTTCCGAACAGCTTCTTCTGGCGCACCTACGATCGCAAAGAAATTGATTACCTCGAAGAAGCCGGCGGCCGGCTCCCGGCCTTTGAATTCAAATGGAACCCCAACGCCAAAGCCCGCAAGCCCGCTGCGTTTTTTGAAACTTACCCCAATAGCAGTTTTGAAGTGATTACGCAGGAAAGCTACCGGGGATTTTTGATGGGTGATGGGTTGCAAACATTCTAA
- a CDS encoding PEGA domain-containing protein, with the protein MIAIPMHAILRNPSAQVLNQDRVSYKSNTPNADQTAGQGLKPCTTSPTDAARNHHHRATAASVYRTALLLIVCLTALPLILAQDTQAQVLRQMQVERIASNRVAVFQEYTQYAAVVVESSIPGLRIDSNLEIIADLSEPANGIYRVIIHPRSQALYFRAPGYMESRISTGPLQARQVLDLTVEPQDRSITDTGDLLIRSEPSGASFTVEGLPGRYTTPHSFTDIIAQTYNIRVELSDHETKEISVRVDPLRPSVRDVVLTPTFGFLTIGTPSAQLFLNTEQVDQEYRVSYTFNEPLKLDTGSYTFRLSREHYQDFTGRFRIDPGATVFVSPTLDPDFATLRVRANVPNFQLQAPDNNAPATNTRNEINLERGVRTVVVSAQGYADLSLRVTARPGVRIDTTIVLESLAAVQDRQRREQMPRGILNITADMPDAEIFINGERRGQGEVSLSMIPDTYQVEARHPRLGRQQTRVSVPSAGVVDETLLLRPSRGQAVFLSALVPGTGHLYTNRNRGYFYLAGAAAAAGFTVWARLDYNAANDRYDTALLNYQQANTLEDAALYRAEVLDAFGAQNTAYDNMMLGLAVFGGVYAVQMLDILILRPRYGYRDRRQTVQAGFGPQGANLTLRF; encoded by the coding sequence ATGATTGCTATACCGATGCACGCTATCCTTCGCAACCCATCCGCACAAGTGCTGAACCAAGACCGGGTATCCTACAAATCAAACACCCCAAATGCGGACCAAACAGCCGGTCAGGGATTAAAGCCGTGTACGACTTCCCCTACTGATGCCGCCCGAAATCATCACCATCGCGCTACAGCAGCTTCTGTCTACCGGACCGCCCTCCTTCTGATTGTATGCCTAACCGCCCTTCCGCTGATTCTTGCGCAGGATACACAGGCACAGGTGCTGCGGCAGATGCAGGTCGAGCGGATTGCTTCGAACCGGGTTGCCGTTTTTCAGGAATACACCCAATACGCCGCGGTTGTCGTGGAAAGCAGCATTCCGGGCCTGCGCATTGACTCCAACCTTGAAATCATTGCCGATCTTTCAGAACCGGCAAACGGCATTTACCGCGTGATTATCCATCCCAGAAGTCAGGCGCTCTATTTCCGCGCGCCGGGCTACATGGAATCACGCATCAGCACGGGGCCCCTGCAGGCGCGGCAGGTCCTCGACTTAACCGTTGAGCCGCAGGACCGGAGCATCACCGATACGGGCGATCTCCTCATCCGTTCGGAACCTTCGGGCGCAAGCTTTACGGTCGAGGGCCTGCCCGGCCGCTACACAACCCCGCACAGCTTCACGGATATCATTGCCCAAACCTACAACATCCGCGTTGAGCTATCGGATCACGAAACTAAGGAAATCAGCGTACGAGTTGATCCGCTCCGGCCCAGTGTGCGGGATGTAGTGCTGACGCCCACTTTTGGGTTTCTGACCATCGGCACACCAAGTGCACAGCTTTTTCTCAATACCGAGCAGGTGGATCAGGAATATCGCGTGAGCTATACGTTTAATGAGCCGCTTAAGCTTGATACAGGCAGCTATACCTTCCGCCTCAGCAGGGAACATTATCAGGATTTTACGGGAAGGTTCCGCATTGACCCGGGTGCAACGGTTTTTGTCTCGCCCACCCTCGATCCCGACTTCGCAACCCTCCGCGTACGCGCCAACGTCCCCAATTTCCAGCTGCAGGCCCCGGATAACAACGCGCCCGCAACCAATACCCGGAATGAAATCAACCTCGAGCGCGGGGTACGGACGGTCGTCGTTTCGGCTCAGGGCTATGCCGACCTCAGCCTGCGGGTCACCGCCCGCCCTGGTGTGCGCATCGATACGACTATCGTGCTCGAAAGCCTCGCCGCCGTGCAGGACCGGCAGCGGCGCGAGCAGATGCCGCGCGGTATCCTGAACATAACCGCTGATATGCCTGATGCCGAAATCTTCATCAACGGCGAACGCCGCGGACAGGGGGAAGTCAGCCTTTCGATGATACCCGATACCTATCAGGTTGAAGCCCGGCACCCGCGCCTCGGCCGGCAGCAGACCCGGGTGTCGGTGCCCTCCGCCGGTGTCGTTGACGAAACCCTGCTGTTACGGCCCTCCCGAGGTCAGGCCGTGTTTTTATCGGCTTTGGTGCCCGGCACCGGTCATCTGTACACCAACCGCAATCGCGGCTACTTCTACCTCGCGGGTGCCGCCGCGGCGGCGGGCTTCACTGTTTGGGCGCGGCTCGATTATAACGCAGCCAATGACCGCTATGATACCGCCCTGCTTAACTATCAGCAGGCCAACACCCTCGAAGATGCCGCCCTTTACCGGGCTGAAGTGCTCGATGCCTTCGGTGCGCAGAATACCGCCTACGATAATATGATGTTAGGCCTCGCCGTATTCGGCGGCGTCTATGCCGTGCAGATGCTCGACATCCTCATCCTGCGTCCCCGCTACGGCTACCGTGACCGCCGCCAAACCGTACAGGCCGGCTTTGGCCCGCAGGGCGCCAACCTCACCCTCCGTTTCTGA
- a CDS encoding DUF433 domain-containing protein yields MDFKKHITIEADKRGGKPCIRGMRITVYDILEYLASGMSVDEILFDFPELTEEDIRACIAFAANRERELTKITA; encoded by the coding sequence ATGGATTTCAAAAAACATATTACTATCGAAGCAGATAAACGGGGTGGGAAACCCTGTATCCGCGGTATGCGAATTACAGTTTACGATATTTTGGAGTACCTTGCTTCAGGTATGAGCGTTGATGAAATCTTGTTCGATTTTCCGGAATTAACGGAAGAAGACATTCGTGCATGTATCGCTTTTGCGGCTAACAGGGAACGCGAACTTACTAAGATCACTGCTTGA
- a CDS encoding IS110 family RNA-guided transposase: MIITINENNNIMYFFGVDVSKDTLDFCKAGQKKVKKAANEPAGWQQLADAVTPDSWVVMEATGPYFLGLAIFLTDRDIKVSVVNPLMIKNYCKAKMSRVKTDQVDARLIADYALKMHADLQVWKPRPVNTRSIRQLNTVREMLLKQINQVENQNHAFSLDEQACEAALRINNQSLTFMRDSLKKVERKLDELAKEEYGDLIKRISTIPGVGRATAILLCVLTDGFTRFESHQQLSTYIGIAPSPYQSGTSVKGKGHISKMGAGYVRKQLYMCAYSASRYNPACGNLYKRLRSKGKPHKVAQIAVAHKLVRQVFEVAMTNSVYDEKKALAA; this comes from the coding sequence ATGATTATTACCATAAATGAAAATAACAATATTATGTATTTTTTCGGAGTTGATGTCTCAAAAGATACCCTTGATTTCTGCAAAGCGGGTCAAAAAAAAGTCAAAAAAGCGGCTAACGAACCTGCAGGCTGGCAACAGCTCGCCGACGCAGTAACTCCAGACAGCTGGGTGGTGATGGAAGCCACCGGTCCGTACTTTCTTGGTCTGGCCATCTTTCTGACCGACAGGGATATTAAGGTTAGTGTCGTTAATCCGCTAATGATCAAAAACTACTGCAAAGCCAAAATGAGTCGGGTCAAGACTGACCAGGTTGATGCGCGTCTGATCGCTGATTATGCCCTAAAAATGCATGCAGATCTGCAGGTGTGGAAACCCAGACCGGTGAATACGCGCTCTATTCGGCAATTAAACACCGTTCGGGAGATGCTACTCAAGCAAATCAACCAGGTCGAAAATCAAAACCATGCTTTCAGTCTTGATGAGCAGGCCTGTGAAGCTGCCCTGAGAATTAATAATCAAAGTCTGACATTCATGCGTGACTCACTCAAAAAGGTTGAGCGGAAATTGGATGAATTGGCCAAGGAAGAATACGGTGATTTAATCAAAAGAATTTCCACTATTCCGGGTGTTGGCAGGGCTACTGCAATCCTGTTATGTGTCTTAACAGACGGATTCACGCGCTTTGAAAGTCATCAGCAGCTGAGTACGTATATCGGGATTGCGCCAAGTCCGTATCAGTCAGGTACAAGCGTAAAGGGCAAAGGTCATATAAGCAAAATGGGGGCTGGTTATGTGCGAAAACAGCTGTATATGTGCGCTTACTCAGCGAGCCGCTATAACCCCGCATGTGGTAACCTGTATAAACGTTTAAGAAGTAAAGGAAAACCTCATAAAGTTGCTCAGATAGCCGTTGCACATAAATTAGTAAGACAGGTGTTTGAAGTCGCCATGACCAATTCAGTTTATGATGAAAAAAAGGCGCTGGCCGCTTGA